In Colletotrichum higginsianum IMI 349063 chromosome 1, whole genome shotgun sequence, one genomic interval encodes:
- a CDS encoding Developmental regulator VelB: MNFDHQHPASGGYHHLASGPYSHVPPPQQQQQQQQQQQQHHHHHHQAASQHHTQHHPHPSNQMPQLPPMGYPAPVSMSSNATMPPSGMPPSHRQSATPAAPAAAPAQQNAALASMSKTDSRGRSYELVVVQQPQRARMCGFGDKDRRPITPPPCIKVIVRDAKTGQEINHNDIESKFFVIQVDLCSEDGTSEVNLVRHSSNTASISTTQPFSYSTLRDEGLPQAQQMQAYSQMMPGYAAAPMGYGQHQPPPQQQQQQQQHMMPGYGMASGSGYQRMLSIARVGAQHGQNILLTKSAATYQSSNSQFAPPTQYYPQHANPAPVPSQADMAYGGPRQSLSMPANQPQGMFTRNLIGSTASSAFQLNDVADQLGTWFIMQDLSVRTEGRFRLRFSFVNVARPPDQPSTDGSSVNHGSAPILASVFSDVFQVFSAKKFPGVCESTPLSKCFATQGIKIPIRKEGAGDGKKGGEDDDDY; encoded by the exons ATGAACTTTGATCACCAGCACCCAGCCTCGGGCGGCTACCACCATCTGGCCTCTGGTCCCTATAGCCATGTCCCTCCGCctcagcaacaacagcagcagcagcagcagcaacaacaacaccaccaccaccaccaccaggcTGCTTCTCAACACCACACTCAACACCACCCGCATCCCTCCAATCAGATGCCACAGCTCCCTCCTATGGGATATCCAGCACCCGTGTCGATGTCTTCGAACGCGACTATGCCTCCCAGCGGTATGCCTCCTTCACATCGCCAGTCCGccacgcccgccgcgcccgccgccgccccagcccAGCAGAACGCTGCACTGGCTTCCATGTCGAAAACCGATTCGAGGGGTAGATCATACGA GCTCGTCGTTGTGCAGCAGCCCCAGCGAGCGCGCATGTGCGGCTTCGGCGACAAG GACCGACGACCCATCACTCCCCCTCCATGCATTAAGGTCATCGTAAGAGACGCCAAGACTGGACAGGAGATCAACCACAA CGATATCGAATCAAAATTCTTCGTGATCCAGGTTGATTTGTGTTCAGAGGACGGTACTTCAGAGGTGAACCTTGTGAGGCACTCGTCCAACACTGCCTCGATATCGACCACACAGCCCTTTTCGTATTCAACCTTGCGGGATGAGGGCCTGCCGCAGGCACAGCAGATGCAGGCCTATTCCCAGATGATGCCCGGTTACGCCGCTGCGCCTATGGGCTACGGCCAGCACCAGCCGCCAccgcagcaacagcagcaacagcagcagcacatgATGCCGGGTTATGGCATGGCTTCCGGATCTGGCTACCAGCGTATGTTGTCCATTGCGAGAGTAGGCGCGCAACACGGCCAAAATATTTTACTGACCAAAAGCGCAGCGACCTACCAGTCATCAAACTCCCAGTTTGCACCTCCGACCCAGTACTACCCCCAGCACGCCAACCCGGCGCCTGTGCCCTCTCAGGCGGACATGGCCTACGGTGGCCCTCGCCAGTCGCTGTCCATGCCCGCCAACCAGCCGCAGGGCATGTTCACCAGAAACCTAATTGGAAGCACGGCATCAAGCGCCTTCCAGCTgaacgacgtcgccgaccAACTCGGAACCTGGTTCATCATGCAGGATCTGAGCGTGAGGACCGAAGGTCGCTTCAG GTTGCGTTTCTCGTTCGTCAACGTGGCGAGACCTCCCGACCAACCCTCGACGGACGGTTCGAGTGTGAACCACGGCAGTGCCCCGATACTCGCATCCGTCTTCAGTGACGTGTTTCAGGtcttctcggccaagaagTTTCCCGGCGTCTGTGAGAGCACGCCCCTGAGCAAGTGCTTCGCGACGCAAGGTATCAAGATCCCCATCCGGAaagagggcgccggcgacggcaagaagggcggcgaggacgatgatgattATTAA
- a CDS encoding RhoGEF domain-containing protein translates to MESGSPEEEDRLASVLSVQRQVHLQQHQPQPLASPQYPHQLHRQANFDSHYDYRETDFDLESDPDPYRRRSDSSSHQSHHHYLPSSPVTNAFARENLDASAAHTAGASAAGNHAHDPVNPDDFYRSYRGVQSSSHHHRTPSSDTDYMATSLSRARDNPSTRPNGNAKDPTHPPAPAGRTAVRPSQRSASAPIEPPVGAPRTNTNRKPSVKDLTRKFDQQTSTPAMPQIPVRGVPIRSNKTGTNVDKTTPSGNGSTSYSTLRTSVNRELTPDSSRGTTSRTQRTKFVAEDQLSSNSQSFASRIAKPRNLSSTTGGAHASKSMTNLQHKPPSLPPSSPPAPGLLFGEILPEQRDTAIVGFGIAGSGSRPRRTSESSLHVAKLHQRTKSDPDLVEPESPTDWYRTAKTKPNGATGYSAPALRGHVRAHSDVAASKSGVSMARKALVSRPMAELEQSDRAASPTSRLPVSVRKLATPSDSTSPPSTRESSRANSPSTFKRPPPASKTNRTTTPATRSKTPTRAKTPTQATPGRKPAPRGLVTPNNNTRLAAYVAAPPPKLSPPLRSSRPRQSVSTATTASSRMKTIDRSKSPQKRVPRQPSKLDELTTRRRKISIGPIDFEQRREHIRLAYTKSIRDSQVRDARQAAARRNKDQESVATKENEDVPPVPPIESKAPSVDHCEPFEKPNEENPDKPESSAQPTSPEQSPQPLSILTAVPPIVSLSPPQAQPADSPTLGMPGTFPEPSPSVEREEIPQSAVSATSETTEFDNEPQEMPPVQLEPSHPPTGLGLTIAQPGGNHEQAEMEELRRTTSPENPEVEKPQPPPTPEETAAESSDEQPTPQAAVAEEAQQSPTPEKAEYQYPFEDESAGGDDLVSIKISLDATSPRQSLEPTPTRSDFEDTSVPGAFASSRPISKEYEPVPFSSPSYETTVKILRRESEYDSPRQEETIPFPRMESYDDFDDQSQLGDMDGSVCDVPYFHRNPEEEQDVGAPSSDTLEKPEDFYNERRKDNDSSQRASTCESSDAQDDPHKTSLESQQTPDTSHSLMVPSMHVTVNRVSQQSAWTDFSVDSNEPLDHRDSAFDDALPLPKPPYASDPTYGSGSSRDSSARQSEHYSPDFTPLDSGATQQISRATIHQLPELDTGEGFSISYLESKQPLVKSGSFSRPDHEPPPVPTPKSRSLHEGRRTATSSYYADTISGSIMARSSWRESEDVSRPVSTTQSIDHMSIETREYSLGGQTPIDSIATPGKDNDGPTGKERHRLVQRRNVIRELVDTEMVFVRDMNIVEEIYKGTAEACPRLDDKTIKLVFRNTDEIISFHTTFCAQLKEAASTVYVPHGRRSPLPKEDSTASDQAGNSSTNPANPELGDDKDRATSIGPLFKRNIEQMRLAHEGFLRNSDHAAKRLIQIQQDPTVKVWLTECNEVAKDLTAAWDLDSLLIKPMQRITKYPTLIQELLRHTPEDHPDRAELVSAKETLELAIIEINKTKKNFELVGQIVGRKRKESDVKAGFARAFGKRVDKLQATSSKIPEDAVYAKLHEKFGDDYLRLQVVLRDVEFYTRQVSAYVHEFLQYLSAMELVMRLQPGSYPELESKWVQFNVSMRDIEKIALEDHLQQVRKHVIEPFEHVIKAYGNPSLAMKKRAKRRLDYERAEQLKKGGKTPDPRLKELVEQYDALNETLKKELPQLSALTERIGNICLGNFVNIQANWYSIWVEKVKKVTGDMGPPPDVPDIVSTFQRDYKYAQELFTNIGILNPTYKGRTSQSTTASTEDAPPKHRARPAEVSSPRGRGLSVNGDHAPMLPTPDFAKRHSGQFTLSPSTTPLSPHQFYYRDYYTGAAVQRPLVSASPVTGDQSPVPRANMPPPSTRPGTGRSHEPNGLPRQSSESTANNRRDSNPAHQSQHSSIEARRFSGLFHSALPLPDGVEESQRSSRASSRERTPAGNGYNVLWLAASLFEFNIETTKHEAGYPYLTYQAGEIFDVIAEKGELWLAKNQDDPDDQVGWIWSKHFAKLADS, encoded by the exons ATGGAATCTGGCAGTCCAGAAGAGGAGGACCGCCTGGCCTCTGTGCTCAGTGTACAACGCCAGGTCCATCTCCAGCAGCACCAACCGCAACCTCTGGCTTCTCCCCAGTATCCGCATCAACTTCACCGTCAGGCCAACTTCGATTCCCACTACGACTATCGCGAAACCGACTTCGACCTCGAATCCGATCCCGATCCCTACCGCCGCCGATCCGACTCGTCGTCCCACCAATCTCATCACCACTACCTCCCTAGCAGCCCCGTAACGAACGCCTTCGCCCGCGAGAACTTGGATGCCTCTGCCGCCCACACGGCTGGGGCCTCTGCCGCTGGTAATCATGCTCACGACCCTGTGAACCCGGATGATTTCTACCGAAGCTATCGAGGCGTACAGTCGTCGAGTCACCACCATCGAACCCCTTCTTCAGATACCGACTACATGGCGACCTCCCTATCTCGAGCCCGCGACAACCCGTCTACGCGGCCAAACGGCAATGCCAAAGACCCAACGCAtccgccagcgccagcagGGCGTACCGCCGTGCGTCCCTCACAACGATCGGCCTCCGCTCCCATCGAACCCCCTGTCGGCGCACCGAGGACAAACACGAACAGGAAGCCGAGTGTCAAGGACTTGACCCGGAAATTCGACCAGCAGACCTCCACGCCTGCGATGCCCCAGATTCCCGTCCGAGGTGTCCCGATACGTTCGAACAAAACTGGCACGAACGTCGATAAAACAACGCCCAGTGGGAATGGGTCAACATCATACTCTACACTGAGGACCTCGGTCAACCGTGAACTAACACCTGATTCCAGCAGAGGCACAACATCAAGAACACAACGTACAAAATTCGTCGCAGAAGATCAGCTGTCCAGCAACTCACAATCCTTCGCCAGCCGCATTGCCAAGCCGCGAAACTTGAGTTCAACCACAGGCGGTGCGCAtgcgtccaagtccatgACGAATCTCCAGCACAAACCCCcctccttgcctccctcctctcctccagcaccCGGCTTGCTATTTGGCGAAATTCTTCCAGAGCAACGAGATACTGCCATCGTCGGATTTGGCATCGCGGGCTCAGGCTCACGACCGCGCAGAACATCAGAGTCAAGTCTTCATGTGGCTAAGCTCCATCAGCGGACGAAATCTGACCCAGAtctcgtcgagcccgagtcGCCGACTGATTGGTACCGCACTGCGAAGACAAAACCGAATGGTGCAACAGGGTATTCGGCTCCCGCCCTAAGAGGTCATGTTCGGGCACATAGTGATGTGGCTGCCTCAAAGTCGGGGGTATCGATGGCGAGAAAGGCTCTAGTGTCACGGCCGATGGCGGAGCTTGAGCAATCCGACCGGGCTGCGTCGCCTACATCGCGCCTCCCTGTTTCGGTTCGGAAGCTCGCCACGCCCAGCGATTCAACGAGTCCGCCTTCAACACGAGAAAGCTCCAGAGCCAATTCGCCGTCGACGTTCAAGCGGCCTCCGCCGGCGAGCAAAACAAACCGGACAACTACTCCCGCTACCCGCTCCAAGACACCCACGCGAGCAAAGACACCCACCCAAGCCACGCCCGGACGTAAGCCCGCACCTCGAGGTCTCGTTACGCCAAATAACAACACACGTCTCGCTGCTTATGTGGCGGCGCCTCCTCCGAAactgtccccccccctgcgcAGCTCCCGACCTCGACAATCTGTTTCGACGGCCACCACGGCAAGTTCGCGTATGAAGACTATCGACAGGTCCAAGTCGCCGCAGAAGCGCGTGCCCAGGCAACCCAGCAAGCTAGACGAATTGACAACTCGAAGACGGAAGATCTCCATCGGGCCCATCGACTTTGAGCAAAGACGCGAACACATCAGACTGGCCTATACTAAGTCTATTCGCGACAGCCAGGTGCGGGACGCGAGACAGGCGGCTGCGAGGCGCAATAAAGACCAAGAGTCTGTTGCCACCAAGGAAAATGAAGATGTTCCCCCAGTGCCCCCAATTGAATCCAAGGCGCCCTCAGTGGACCATTGTGAACCCTTCGAGAAACCGAACGAGGAAAACCCTGACAAACCGGAATCGTCGGCGCAGCCAACGTCACCCGAGCAATCGCCTCAACCCCTGTCCATCTTAACAGCGGTGCCACCTATCGTTTCCCTCTCTCCGCCCCAAGCACAACCCGCCGACTCCCCCACCTTGGGCATGCCCGGCACCTTCCCGGAGCCGAGTCCTTCTGTCGAGAGGGAAGAAATTCCGCAATCCGCGGTTTCGGCTACAAGTGAGACGACGGAGTTTGATAACGAACCGCAGGAAATGCCACCGGTGCAGCTCGAACCCTCGCACCCTCCGACTGGCCTGGGACTGACGATCGCTCAACCTGGCGGGAACCACGAGCAGGCTGAGATGGAAGAGCTACGACGAACAACTTCGCCCGAGAATCCCGAAGTGGAGAAACCACaaccgccgccaacgccggaGGAGACTGCCGCGGAGTCTTCGGATGAACAGCCCACGCCACAGGCGGCTGTGGCTGAGGAAGCGCAGCAATCGCCGACACCAGAGAAGGCTGAATACCAGTACCCCTTCGAGGACGAGTCTGCTGGTGGTGACGACCTCGTGTCAATCAAGATCTCGCTGGATGCAACGTCTCCCCGGCAGTCGCTCGAGCCGACCCCTACAAGGAGCGATTTTGAAGACACGTCCGTTCCCGGTGCGTTCGCCAGCTCGCGGCCAATTTCCAAAGAGTACGAACCAGTTCCCTTCTCGAGCCCTTCATACGAAACGACGGTCAAGATCCTCCGACGGGAATCCGAATATGATTCCCCACGGCAAGAAGAAACGATTCCTTTCCCGAGGATGGAGTCCTATGATGACTTTGATGACCAGAGCCAACTTGGTGATATGGATGGGTCCGTCTGCGATGTCCCGTATTTCCATCGCAATCCAGAGGAAGAGCAGGACGTGGGCGCACCGTCCAGCGACACCCTCGAAAAGCCCGAGGACTTTTACAACGAGCGCCGCAAGGATAATGATTCGTCACAGCGAGCGTCCACTTGCGAGTCTTCCGACGCGCAAGACGACCCTCACAAGACGAGCCTCGAAAGCCAGCAAACTCCGGACACTTCTCACAGCCTGATGGTTCCATCCATGCATGTGACAGTAAACCGGGTCAGTCAGCAATCTGCTTGGACTGACTTCTCCGTCGACAGCAATGAGCCCCTTGACCACAGAGATTCGGCGTTTGATGATGCCTTGCCTCTTCCGAAGCCGCCGTACGCGTCCGACCCCACGTACGGATCCGGCTCTAGCAGAGACTCCTCCGCCCGGCAGAGCGAGCACTACAGTCCAGACTTCACCCCGTTGGATTCCGGAGCCACCCAACAGATCAGCCGCGCGACCATTCATCAGCTACCGGAGCTGGACACCGGAGAAGGCTTCTCGATCTCTTACCTCGAGAGTAAGCAACCATTGGTGAAGTCAGGTTCTTTTTCACGTCCGGACCATGAGCCTCCGCCAGTTCCTACTCCTAAGTCGAGGTCGCTCCACGAGGGTCGGCGAACGGCAACCAGTAGTTACTACGCCGACACCATTTCCGGAAGTATCATGGCGAGGTCTTCTTGGCgcgagagcgaggatgtGTCGCGTCCTGTCTCCACCACTCAGTCTATTGACCACATGTCGATTGAGACCCGGGAATATTCTCTCGGCGGACAGACCCCGATTGACTCGATTGCAACACCTGGGAAAGATAATGACGGGCCAACCGGAAAGGAGAGACACCGGCTGGTGCAACGGCGCAATGTGATCAGAGAACTCGTAGACACCGAGATGGTGTTTGTCAGGGACATGAACATTGTGGAAGAGATCTACAAAGGAACCGCTGAAGCCTGCCCCCGATTGGACGACAAGACTATCAAACTTGTCTTCAGAAACACggacgagatcatcagcTTTCACACCACCTTCTGCGCACAGCTCAAGGAGGCTGCCAGTACGGTATATGTGCCCCATGGACGCCGATCGCCTTTGCCAAAGGAAGATTCGACCGCTTCTGATCAGGCTGGAAACTCCTCAACTAACCCGGCAAACCccgagctgggcgacgacaaAGACAGAGCCACGTCGATAGGCCCACTCTTCAAGAGGAACATCGAGCAGATGAGATTGGCTCATGAGGGGTTTCTCCGAAACAGTGACCACGCAGCCAAACGGCTGATCCAGATCCAGCAAGACCCTACCGTGAAGGTCTGGCTGACCGAGTGCAATGAGGTAGCCAAGGACCTCACGGCAGCCTGGGATCTTGATTCGCTGCTCATCAAGCCTATGCAAAGGATCACAAAATATCCCACTCTCATCCAAGAACTTTTGCGACACACTCCGGAAGATCATCCGGACCGCGCTGAACTGGTATCAGCCAAAGAAACCTTGGAGCTGGCTATCATCGAGATCaacaagacgaagaagaacttTGAGCTTGTTGGGCAGATTGTCGGCCGGAAGAGGAAGGAGTCTGACGTAAAGGCTGGGTTCGCTCGAGCCTTTGGCAAGCGAGTTGACAAGCTCCAGGCCACAAGCTCAAAGATCCCTGAAGATGCTGTATATGCCAAGCTTCACGAGAAATTTGGCGACGACTACCTCCGGCTCCAAGTTGTCCTCCGAGACGTCGAGTTCTACACTCGACAGGTCAGTGCCTACGTGCATGAGTTCCTCCAGTACCTGTCAGCTATGGAGCTTGTCATGCGGCTTCAGCCAGGCAGCTATCCAGAACTGGAAAGCAAATGGGTGCAATTCAATGTCTCAATGAGAGACATCGAGAAGATTGCCCTGGAAGACCAT CTTCAGCAGGTTCGGAAGCATGTGATTGAGCCATTTGAACATGTCATCAAGGCCTATGGTAACCCCTCACTTGCGATGAAAAAGCGAGCAAAGAGGCGTCTTGACTACGAAAGAGCCGAGCAACTcaagaaaggggggaaaacgCCAGACCCCAGACTCAAGGAGTTGGTGGAACAGTATGACGCGCTCAATGAGACTTTGAAGAAGGAGTTGCCACAACTCTCTGCCTTGACGGAGAGGATTGGCAACATTTGCCTGGGCAACTTCGTCAACATCCAGGCAAATTGGTACTCCATATGGGTGGAGAAGGTGAAGAAGGTGACAGGAGATATGGGGCCGCCTCCTGATGTCCCTGACATCGTGTCCACCTTCCAACGGGACTACAAGTATGCTCAGGAACTGTTCACAAACATTGGAATCCTGAACCCAACATACAAGGGCAGGACATCGCAGTCGACCACAGCCAGCACAGAGGATGCTCCACCCAAGCACCGCGCTCGACCTGCTGAGGTATCCTCCccccggggccggggcctATCGGTGAATGGCGACCATGCTCCCATGCTGCCAACACCAGACTTTGCCAAGCGCCACAGTGGCCAGTTCACCCTATCACCCAGCACAACACCCCTCAGCCCCCACCAGTTCTATTATCGAGACTACTACACTGGTGCAGCCGTACAAAGGCCATTGGTGTCAGCATCACCTGTCACAGGAGACCAATCCCCTGTGCCACGTGCTAACATGCCCCCGCCCTCTACTCGGCCTGGCACAGGCCGAAGTCATGAGCCAAATGGTCTGCCTAGACAGAGTTCAGAATCCACAGCAAACAACAGGCGGGACTCAAACCCAGCTCATCAGTCTCAGCACTCTAGTATTGAAGCAAGGAGGTTCTCAGGTCTATTTCACTCTGCTCTTCCTTTGCCAGATGGTGTGGAAGAAAGTCAGAGATCATCACGAGCATCTTCACGTGAGCGTACACCAGCTGGAAATGGATATAACGTGCTTTGGCTCGCAGCATCACTCTTTGAGTTCAACATTGAGACAACAAAGCATGAGGCTGGGTACCCGTACCTCACGTACCAGGCTGGCGAG ATCTTTGATGTGATTGCTGAAAAGGGCGAGCTATGGCTTGCCAAGAACCAAGACGACCCTGATGATCAAGTTGGCTGGATTTGGTCCAAGCACTTTGCAAAATTGGCTGACTCATAG